From the genome of bacterium:
ACCGCCAAGGACCGCAACCTGGATTACCTGAAGGACACGGTGCGCAAGCTCTGGAAGGTCATCCTCGGCGCCGGCAGGATGGCCCAGGAGATGTACCCGGAGCTCAAGGATAAAAAATACCCCGACTTACCCGAGGAGCTCACCTTCCTCCACGCCGAGGAGATTCGGGACATGTATCCCGACCTGCCGCGCAAGCAGCGGGAGACGAAAATCATCCAGAAGTACCCCGCCGTCTTCATCATCGGCATCGGCTGGGTGTTGAAGGACGGGTACCCCCACGAGATGCGCGCCGCCGACTACGACGACTGGGTCACCGAGACAGTCTCCGCCGACGGCAAGCCCATGCACGGCCTCAACGGCGACATCCTGGTCTGGAACCCGGTCACCAAGCGCCGCCACGAGCTCACCTCCATGGGCATCCGCGTCACCAAGGACACCCTCAAGCAGCAGCTCAAGATCACCGGCCAGGAGGATTTCCTCAACCTGCCGTACCACAAGGCGATCATCAACGACCAGATTCCGTTGAGCATCGGCGGAGGCATCGGCCAGTCGCGCACCTACATGTACCTCTTGCGCGCGGCGCACCTGGGCGAGGTCAGCGTCACCGTCTGGCCCAAGCAGTTGAAGGACATCTGCGCCCCGCGCAACATCCACGTGCTGGAATAGCGATTTCCCCCCGTCCAGTAGAAAGACCGCCTTCCGGGCGGTCTTTTTTAGAACAATAGAGGCGGGGGTATTACTCGAATTCAGCTTTTATTTGGCCCCATGACATTTCCCGC
Proteins encoded in this window:
- the asnA gene encoding aspartate--ammonia ligase, which translates into the protein MADKKADLAGPGISTYEEVEKILPTDYKPLLPPKERMKALFAIKSYIEQNLCKELNLFMSQVPLIVDRESGVNDYLDRDGSRTPIEFNCGLGLKTPIRAQVVQAATKWKRMALKEFDCKVGEGLCTDMKAVRKDYFLDHDHSSYVDQWDWEKVITAKDRNLDYLKDTVRKLWKVILGAGRMAQEMYPELKDKKYPDLPEELTFLHAEEIRDMYPDLPRKQRETKIIQKYPAVFIIGIGWVLKDGYPHEMRAADYDDWVTETVSADGKPMHGLNGDILVWNPVTKRRHELTSMGIRVTKDTLKQQLKITGQEDFLNLPYHKAIINDQIPLSIGGGIGQSRTYMYLLRAAHLGEVSVTVWPKQLKDICAPRNIHVLE